A stretch of Lathyrus oleraceus cultivar Zhongwan6 chromosome 6, CAAS_Psat_ZW6_1.0, whole genome shotgun sequence DNA encodes these proteins:
- the LOC127097397 gene encoding uncharacterized protein LOC127097397 isoform X3, whose translation MQEADDLDMAKSCQSTDAIIDDQKDIPLFEASEGDQSLSGITTENTIIKEASHEAEQLDRPVELFSSLDIVSDKHSGSNKGQQCTLVVSAADDSTHELSTRASTRLFDLSPISDASSVNLLQLAEFIRGLNEEEYQFLLKARGSFSDADPLTSSSVLPNHDFSEVFQRLKEELFLAHMMQNIFSMQLAEQLDLQLEYDYHRHQLIGELSQLRDSRNEVNENNQRLNEELANCRVELQNSSSKSVELQNQFDTAMTGIEALSARLVELQINFEMSQIDSLDLSTELADCRSLISSLQDEKKGVSETLDLVISEKNKLAEEKEFNLCESQKLATELSGLKSSMEAVEVENSNLIDRISLVTEESNTFKAEINHLLQEIDRVSLDLVENKDLVASLQSENSNLNGNLQLSVDKIKNLEDENLSVVLENQRLNSQIVSIQEQLSIEKGERMRFEDDLKEATTHLEQLSKKNVSLNSTLDEHKVKISEIAVTKDSRQIGQGLDDGAAGGPFENIPEQEIFNDSLGFVSLTTDLNEVENVLVKLEKAIDKLHSQSLISGGTAEKVSSPVVSRLIQAFEPKVNETEHEVELSVSTDAQSQSNSFIKLTKEQVGNLRKLLSKWKLDVQSADALFKGERDGRKIGDAKYGDLEGQFEGLKQHCSDLEASNVELAVQYETVKQLMGDVQEKKCHLEEICEALKQEDIHLKAKNSELYDKLGYCHSKMIELLTEMNDVKLSSNEMASVIGSQLENLQKEVTERAVLLEQGWNTTIDEIAKLVTKLNESVGEASHTMVSYYTHDGLHISHLLEVSVSAATEMIFGLQKKLEASNADHEIISMSHKEMTTKCDNLLERNEMAIDVLHKIYSDLRKLMLRSGWSLDEDKIDDQSEALPDLLNYNNYETIMKHLGDIVIEKLELESVTNNMKSELVHKETEYEELKIKCLGLDSVGRLVNDVAGALHVETPNIEINTSPLLHLDSLVSSLVQKTKEAEIQNHATKEDDVSKEMELDELKEKMHYLDMLRLENENEIFVLRESLHQAEEALSTARSQLREKANELDHSEQRVSSIREKLGIAVAKGKGLVVQRDGLKQSLAETSTELERCSQELKLKDTRLHELETKLKIYSEAGERVEALESELSYIRNSANALRESFLLKDSMLQRIEEVLEDLDLPEQFHSSDIIEKIDWLVRSVVGNSLPMNDWEQKDFAGERSYSDAGNAVADSWKDNSQLQPDSGDDAGRRSYSDAGFVVTDSWKDDSQQPDSEGDFQKNFEELQSKYYGLAEQNEMLEQSLMERNSLVQRWEELVDKIDMPSHLRAMEMDDRIEWVGRALSEANHHVDSLQLKIERYESYCGLLNTDLEGSQRRVSTLQEDLKAHTSEREHLSEKIEALRNECEKLSVQTRGAELENENLHAEITSLKDQLEQKAEIEEQIFTIDGKIKKLQDLVGDALSESETEYLVSDGANIDSLEELLRKLIESHAKRVSEALRNEREKLSVQTRGAELENENLHAEITSLKDQLEQKAEIEEQIFTIDGKIKKLQDLVGDALSESVTEYLVSDGANIDCLEELLRKLIENHASLLSMKSMRGVVLDGHHSQNDDATLHEEKSIDMHDKDQADIDRYKKDLEAALSELEHLKEEGGRNLEKQISLSGEVEALSKRTEELQELLNQEEQKSASARDKLNVAVRKGKSLLQQRDSLKQTIGEMNVEMEHLKSEINKREHTIAEHEQKMRQLLTYPDRLEALESESSLLKHRLEETEHHLQEKEYSLKLILNKLGEIDVAGEGHISDPVTKVEWIGKLCSDLHNSVASLEQESRKSKRASELLLAELNEVQERNDSFQEELAKVADELVDLRRERDSAEAAKLEALSHVEKLSTLHEEEKQSHFYELVELKSSMNQVWKGFGEVQNLLAKAFFTDLEFFRNVEVGLELCMKGYNAPNVVDSSSSEEHDGILFKSPDNKTSSVYSDSWSEVGTIDHYNDNTIIENFHLLGHKLQEFLVEVSSLKERIHMHSSSAREQDKTLSKLMRNIQREITSRRESFEKIDTEVNKRDLQLIALRGNVAHLYESCINSVTVLENGKTELLEEKVEFPDQRINLKTPSFDDEISEECVKTLADRLLLAANGFASIKTEFLDANQKEMKATITNLQRELQEKDVQRDIICADLVKQIKDAEAAAKRYSQELHSLRMEEHDLKKQVEVIEGEKKKQIEVIEGEKKILEQRIKELQDRQGIAAELEDKVRSQTGLLAAKDQEIESLMHALDEEEIQMEELTKKNAELEKAVQQKNQEVENLESSRGKVMKKLSVTVSKFDELHHLSGNLLSEIEKLQSQLQEKDSEISFLRQEVTRCTNDDLRASQLNNQRSLDEIVEFFMWVDTIVSRDGMDDIPPDVKSDAQVHEYKEILQKKLMSLISELENLREVAESWDEMLQTEKSKVAELNHKAETLEKSLREKESQLNLLDGVEEAGKGIASSSEIVEVEPVINEWATTGTFVTPQVRSLRKGNSDYVAIAVDEDPGSTSRIEDEDDDKVHGFKSLTSSKIVPRFTRPVTDLLDGLWVSCDRTLMRQPVLRLGIIIYWTIMHALLAFFVV comes from the exons ATGCAGGAAGCTGATGATTTGGATATGGCGAAATCTTGTCAAAGCACTGATGCAATTATAGATGATCAAAAGGATATTCCTTTGTTTGAAGCCAGTGAGGGTGACCAGTCTCTTTCAGGAATTACTACGGAGAATACTATAATCAAGGAGGCATCTCATGAAGCGGAACAACTAGACAGGCCAGTGGAATTATTCTCGTCTCTTGACATTGTGTCAGATAAGCATTCAGGTTCCAATAAAGGCCAGCAATGTACTCTTGTTGTATCTGCAGCTGATGATTCCACTCACGAGTTGTCAACCAGAGCTTCCACCAGATTGTTTGATCTCTCTCCTATTTCTGATGCGAGCTCAGTTAATCTTTTGCAGTTAGCTGAATTTATAAGAGGGCTTAATGAAGAAGAGTACCAGTTTCTGCTCAAGGCAAGAGGATCATTTTCTGATGCAGATCCATTAACTAGTAGTTCAGTTCTACCAAACCATGACTTTTCAGAAGTGTTCCAGAGACTGAAAGAAGAATTGTTTCTTGCTCATATGATGCAAAATATATTCAGTATGCAGCTAGCTGAACAACTGGACCTCCAATTGGAATATGATTATCACCGTCACCAGTTGATTGGTGAACTATCGCAGCTCCGTGATTCACGCAATGAAGTTAATGAGAACAATCAACGGCTTAACGAAGAACTTGCTAACTGCCGTGTAGAACTACAGAATAGTTCTAGCAAGAGTGTAGAACTACAGAACCAATTTGATACTGCAATGACAGGGATTGAAGCTCTTTCTGCCAGATTAGTTGAGCTGCAGATTAATTTTGAAATGTCTCAGATAGATTCATTGGATCTATCCACAGAGTTGGCCGACTGCAGAAGTTTGATCTCAAGTTTACAGGATGAAAAGAAGGGTGTGAGCGAAACTCTTGATTTGGTGATTTCTGAGAAAAATAAACTTGCAGAGGAGAAGGAGTTTAACCTCTGTGAAAGTCAGAAGCTGGCAACTGAATTGTCTGGCTTAAAGAGTTCAATGGAAGCAGTAGAAGTCGAAAATTCCAACTTAATTGACAGGATCTCTTTGGTGACTGAAGAGAGCAATACGTTCAAAGCAGAAATCAATCATCTCTTGCAAGAGATCGATAGAGTTTCATTAGATTTGGTTGAAAATAAAGATTTGGTGGCAAGTCTACAGAGCGAAAATTCCAATTTAAATGGGAACCTTCAATTGTCAGTCGATAAGATTAAAAATCTGGAAGATGAGAATCTATctgttgttcttgagaatcaaaGGCTCAATTCTCAGATTGTTTCCATACAAGAACAGTTATCTATAGAAAAGGGAGAACGGATGAGATTTGAAGATGACCTTAAAGAAGCCACAACGCACTTGGAACAACTTTCCAAGAAAAATGTATCACTTAATAGCACTTTAGATGAGCACAAGGTTAAAATATCAGAAATTGCAGTTACTAAAGATTCTCGGCAGATAGGTCAGGGGCTAGATGATGGTGCAGCAGGGGGACCATTTGAAAATATACCCGAACAAGAAATTTTCAACGATTCTCTTGGGTTTGTTTCATTGACGACTGATTTGAATGAGGTGGAGAATGTTTTGGTGAAGCTTGAAAAGGCAATTGATAAGTTGCATTCTCAATCACTAATCTCTGGCGGGACTGCTGAGAAAGTTTCTTCACCTGTGGTATCAAGATTGATACAGGCTTTTGAACCAAAAGTAAATGAAACTGAGCATGAGGTAGAGTTAAGTGTTTCAACTGATGCTCAGTCACAATCAAACTCATTTATTAAGTTAACCAAAGAGCAAGTAGGAAACTTGAGAAAATTGCTATCAAAGTGGAAGCTGGATGTTCAGAGTGCAGATGCATTGTTCAAGGGGGAACGAGATGGTAGGAAAATTGGGGATGCAAAGTACGGTGATCTTGAGGGCCAGTTTGAAGGATTGAAGCAACATTGTTCAGATTTGGAAGCATCTAACGTCGAACTTGCAGTTCAATATGAAACAGTTAAACAACTTATGGGCGACGTTCAAGAAAAGAAATGTCATCTTGAAGAAATCTGTGAAGCTCTAAAGCAAGAAGATATTCACCTCAAAGCCAAAAATAGTGAACTCTATGACAAGCTTGGATATTGTCATTCAAAAATGATTGAATTGCTTACTGAAATGAATGATGTAAAACTAAGTTCGAATGAGATGGCTTCTGTTATTGGCAGTCAACTGGAAAATTTGCAGAAGGAGGTGACAGAGAGGGCGGTGCTACTTGAGCAAGGCTGGAATACTACTATTGATGAGATTGCTAAGTTAGTTACGAAGCTGAATGAATCAGTTGGGGAAGCATCACATACAATGGTCTCTTATTACACCCATGATGGTTTGCATATCAGTCATTTGTTAGAGGTTTCTGTAAGTGCTGCCACTGAAATGATTTTTGGTCTGCAGAAGAAACTTGAAGCTTCTAATGCAGATCATGAAATAATCTCTATGTCACATAAAGAAATGACCACGAAATGTGATAATCTGCTTGAGAGGAATGAAATGGCTATCGATGTACTACATAAAATATACAGTGACCTGAGGAAACTTATGTTGAGGAGTGGTTGGTCTTTGGATGAAGATAAGATAGATGATCAAAGTGAGGCACTGCCTGATTTGCTGAATTATAATAATTATGAGACCATCATGAAGCATTTGGGGGATATAGTGATCGAAAAGCTGGAATTGGAGTCTGTTACCAATAATATGAAGTCAGAATTGGTGCACAAGGAAACTGAATATGAAGAATTGAAGATAAAGTGTCTTGGTTTAGATTCTGTTGGAAGGCTAGTTAATGATGTTGCAGGTGCGCTGCATGTGGAAACTCCAAATATTGAAATAAACACATCGCCCCTTTTGCACTTAGATTCATTAGTGTCTAGTCTTGTACAGAAAACCAAAGAGGCTGAAATCCAGAATCACGCCACTAAAGAAGATGATGTATCTAAGGAGATGGAATTGGATGAACTGAAAGAAAAAATGCATTATCTAGACATGCTGCGTCTTGAGAATGAAAATGAAATCTTTGTTCTAAGGGAAAGCTTACATCAAGCCGAGGAAGCTCTTTCTACTGCACGTTCTCAATTGCGTGAGAAAGCAAATGAACTCGACCATTCAGAACAAAGAGTATCCTCCATCCGGGAGAAACTTGGCATAGCTGTTGCCAAGGGAAAAGGATTAGTTGTACAGCGGGATGGCCTCAAGCAGTCCCTAGCTGAGACATCTACCGAATTGGAGAGATGCTCGCAAGAGTTGAAGTTGAAAGATACAAGACTCCATGAGCTTGAAACAAAACTTAAGATCTATTCAGAGGCTGGTGAACGCGTGGAAGCTCTGGAATCTGAACTTTCATATATTCGTAATTCAGCTAATGCCTTGAGAGAGTCATTTCTGCTCAAAGATTCAATGCTTCAGAGGATAGAAGAGGTTTTGGAAGACCTAGATCTGCCTGAGCAGTTTCATTCGAGTGATATAATAGAGAAGATTGATTGGTTGGTTAGGTCAGTTGTTGGCAACTCACTGCCCATGAATGACTGGGAGCAGAAAGATTTTGCAGGAGAACGTTCATATTCTGATGCTGGTAATGCTGTCGCAGATTCTTGGAAAGATAATAGTCAGTTACAACCAGATTCAGGGGATGATGCAGGTAGGCGTTCATACTCTGATGCTGGTTTTGTTGTCACAGATTCGTGGAAAGATGATAGTCAGCAACCAGATTCAGAGGGTGATTTTCAAAAAAACTTTGAGGAGTTGCAGAGTAAATACTACGGGCTGGCCGAGCAAAATGAAATGCTGGAGCAGTCATTGATGGAAAGAAACAGCTTAGTTCAGAGATGGGAGGAGCTTGTAGACAAGATTGACATGCCTTCACATTTGCGGGCTATGGAGATGGACGATAGGATTGAATGGGTAGGAAGAGCACTTTCCGAGGCTAATCATCATGTAGATTCTCTGCAGCTGAAGATTGAAAGATATGAAAGCTATTGTGGATTGCTAAATACTGATCTGGAAGGGTCTCAGAGGAGAGTGTCCACTCTTCAAGAAGACCTTAAAGCTCACACATCGGAGAGAGAACACCTTTCTGAAAAAATAGAGGCTCTGAGAAATGAATGCGAGAAACTATCAGTGCAGACAAGGGGAGCTGAACTTGAGAATGAAAATCTGCATGCAGAAATTACTAGTTTGAAGGATCAGTTGGAGCAGAAAGCTGAAATTGAAGAACAGATTTTCACCATCGATGGCAAGATAAAAAAATTACAAGACTTAGTTGGTGATGCTTTGTCAGAATCTGAAACAGAATATCTGGTTTCTGATGGTGCAAATATTGATTCTTTGGAAGAATTGCTGAGAAAGCTTATAGAAAGTCATGCCAAAAGGGTCTCAGAGGCTCTGAGAAATGAACGCGAGAAACTATCAGTGCAGACAAGGGGAGCTGAACTTGAGAATGAAAATCTGCACGCAGAAATTACTAGTTTGAAGGATCAGTTGGAGCAGAAAGCTGAAATTGAAGAACAGATTTTCACCATCGATGGCAAGATAAAAAAATTACAAGACTTAGTTGGCGATGCCTTGTCAGAATCTGTAACAGAATATCTGGTTTCTGATGGTGCAAATATTGATTGTTTGGAAGAATTGCTGAGAAAGCTTATAGAAAATCATGCCAGTCTTTTATCAATGAAATCTATGCGTGGTGTTGTACTTGATGGACATCATTCTCAAAATGACGATGCTACTCTTCATGAGGAAAAAAGTATTGATATGCATGATAAGGATCAAGCGGATATTGATAGATACAAGAAAGATCTGGAGGCAGCTTTGAGCGAATTGGAGCATTTGAAGGAGGAGGGAGGGAGAAATTTGGAAAAGCAAATATCTCTATCTGGTGAAGTTGAAGCTCTGAGTAAAAGAACTGAGGAGTTGCAAGAGCTTCTTAATCAGGAAGAGCAGAAATCTGCTTCTGCAAGAGATAAATTAAATGTTGCAGTCAGGAAAGGGAAGTCATTGCTGCAACAAAGAGACAGTCTAAAACAAACCATTGGAGAGATGAATGTTGAGATGGAGCACTTGAAATCTGAGATCAACAAACGGGAACACACTATTGCAGAGCATGAACAGAAGATGAGACAGTTATTAACCTACCCAGATAGGTTAGAAGCGCTTGAATCTGAGAGTTCTCTTCTGAAGCATCGTTTGGAAGAAACTGAACACCATTTGCAGGAGAAAGAGTATTCCTTGAAACTGATTTTGAACAAGCTAGGTGAGATTGATGTTGCAGGTGAAGGTCATATAAGTGATCCTGTGACAAAGGTGGAATGGATAGGAAAACTGTGTTCTGATCTCCATAATTCCGTCGCGTCTTTGGAACAGGAATCCAGGAAATCTAAAAGAGCATCAGAACTCCTGTTGGCAGAGTTGAACGAGGTTCAAGAAAGGAATGATAGTTTTCAGGAGGAGCTTGCTAAGGTGGCTGATGAACTTGTGGATCTCAGAAGAGAAAGGGATTCAGCGGAGGCTGCCAAACTGGAAGCTCTTTCACATGTTGAAAAGTTGTCTACATTACACGAGGAAGAAAAACAGAGCCATTTTTATGAGCTCGTGGAATTAAAATCTAGCATGAACCAAGTCTGGAAAGGCTTTGGTGAGGTTCAGAATTTACTGGCTAAGGCTTTTTTCACAGATTTGGAATTTTTTCGGAATGTGGAAGTTGGTCTTGAGTTGTGTATGAAAGGATACAATGCTCCAAATGTGGTGGATTCATCTTCCAGCGAAGAACATGATGGTATTTTATTCAAGTCACCTGATAATAAG ACGAGCTCTGTGTATTCAGATTCTTGGTCAGAAGTTGGCACAATTGACCACTATAATGATAATACCATTATTGAAAACTTTCATCTACTTGGGCATAAACTGCAAGAGTTTTTGGTGGAGGTCAGCTCTCTTAAGGAAAGAATACACATGCACTCCAGTTCGGCACGGGAGCAGGACAAAACTCTGTCGAAACTAATGAGAAATATTCAGAGAGAAATTACTTCCCGAAGAGAATCTTTTGAAAAGATAGATACAGAAGTTAATAAACGAGATCTGCAACTTATTGCATTGCGTGGGAACGTTGCCCACCTTTATGAATCATGCATCAATTCTGTCACTGTATTAGAGAACGGAAAAACTGAACTGCTTGAAGAAAAGGTTGAATTTCCAGATCAAAGGATTAACTTGAAAACACCGTCATTTGATGATGAAATATCTGAGGAATGTGTTAAAACCCTGGCTGATAGACTGCTGTTGGCTGCAAATGGGTTCGCTAGCATAAAAACCGAATTTTTAGATGCTAATCAAAAGGAAATGAAGGCTACTATAACAAATTTACAGAGGGAACTTCAGGAAAAGGATGTTCAAAGAGACATAATTTGTGCAGACCTGGTAAAACAGATTAAGGATGCTGAAGCTGCTGCAAAACGTTACTCTCAAGAACTTCATTCTCTTAGGATGGAGGAGCATGATTTGAAAAAACAGGTAGAAGTGATTGAGGGAGAAAAGAAAAAACAGATAGAAGTGATCGAGGGAGAAAAGAAGATACTTGAGCAGAGAATCAAGGAGCTGCAGGACAGGCAAGGGATTGCAGCAGAACTAGAGGATAAAGTAAGATCTCAGACTGGTTTGCTGGCTGCCAAAGACCAAG AAATTGAATCCTTAATGCATGCACTTGACGAGGAAGAGATACAAATGGAAGAACTGACAAAGAAAAATGCAGAACTTGAAAAGGCTGTTCAACAAAAGAATCAAGAGGTTGAGAACCTTGAATCTTCTCGTGGTAAAGTTATGAAAAAGCTTTCCGTAACTGTAAGCAAGTTTGATGAACTTCACCACCTATCTGGAAATCTCCTTTCTGAGATTGAAAAGCTTCAGTCCCAATTGCAAGAAAAAGATTCCGAAATTTCTTTCTTAAGGCAAGAGGTTACTCGATGCACTAATGATGATCTCCGTGCATCACAACTGAACAACCAGAGAAGTCTGGATGAGATCGTTGAGTTCTTTATGTGGGTTGACACAATTGTATCTCGAGATGGGATGGATGATATACCTCCTGATGTGAAGAGTGATGCTCAGGTTCATGAGTACAAAGAAATACTTCAGAAGAAGTTGATGTCTTTAATATCAGAGTTAGAGAATCTAAGGGAAGTTGCAGAAAGCTGGGATGAAATGTTGCAAACAGAAAAGAGTAAAGTAGCAGAGTTGAACCATAAAGCAGAGACGCTTGAGAAGTCCTTGCGTGAGAAAGAATCACAATTGAATTTGCTTGATGGTGTGGAAGAAGCTGGAAAGGGAATTGCCTCAAGCTCAGAAATTGTGGAGGTAGAACCAGTG ATAAATGAATGGGCAACAACAGGGACATTTGTTACACCTCAAGTTCGCAGTTTGCGCAAGGGCAATAGCGATTATGTTGCCATTGCTGTTGATGAAGATCCTGGTAGTACTAGTAGGATAGAAGATGAAGATGACGACAAGG TTCATGGTTTCAAATCACTCACATCATCCAAAATTGTCCCAAGATTTACCAGACCAGTAACTGACTTGCTTGATGGCTTGTG GGTTTCTTGTGATCGAACTTTAATGAGACAACCGGTTTTGAGGCTTGGAATTATAATTTATTGGACCATAATGCACGCACTTCTTGCTTTCTTTGTTGTCTGA